The genomic stretch CCGTGGGCCAGTCAAGCCACTCATTCCTCTGCATTTGGGTTGAGGAATTTGCTGGGCTGCTGCAGCCCCCTCATTAAGAAGTACAGCGAGTGAGTAAGTGAGGGTCTGTTGTTTGCACTGGTTGTCCTCTGCACATCCTGCGCCCCTTTGTGCGCCCGTGGGTCGTGCTCAGAACAGTTGTCGAAATACTCTCCAGAACAATGTCATGTTTACTTTAGTGGTGCAGGTCTCCGGTATCCTCGAATATGCATTAGTCAGACATACAATTTCAAATGGTCACTTGTGTTCTCTACGAAGGTTATGAGCAGCTCTGTAAGAACGGCCCGACCTGAACCTTGGACAGTAAGTCAGTTCAGTTTTAGCAACGTGCAGCTTTTGAGTTCCCTTTTCCTTTCTCTgcctttgctttgttttggcaCTCTGATGGAGGGGGGCGGGTGGTGTGGGGGGTAGGGAGGGGATGGAGAAGGCCAGAGATCAGACACAAATCCTCCTGTGGTACTCTGCACGTGAGTGCAGTCAGGTGGTTGCCTCCTTGCAAACATCACTCTGGGGCAAATCAAATTGCAGACTTAAGCCAAACATGCAGGGGAATaatagtgtttttgttttgaagttAGAGCTATTATTCGTTATAGCACATGTGTCACTAAAAAAACTGGCTGGGCATTATAAAAACATACGACTCATGTGAAGCCTTGATTCTTTAAAACTTGGAAAACGTATATATAACAGTAATTCTGACCCCCAAATCAAGACAATTCAGATCTAAATTGGAAACTGTGATGTGATTCAAAACCATATGCCCCAGACGGTGCAATCTGTCTGCTTCCCTCCATATACACAACATTATGGTGCCACACTTTGCACGGCTGTTTGATCTGATAAACATAGCGTGACCAGGGCTTGACTTGGGAATAACAAACGTGAGTGAGGCAATGGAGGGAGGGGAGCAGGGGGAGGGTTCCTGTCCCGCTCCAAATTAGCTGTGCACTTTTGAAGAAAACTAGTGAGTGTGTCACTCAGCAGGGGAACACGTGCTGGGAGAAAGCTGTCAGGGACGCTTTGACCGGGTTCTGTCTGAGAGATATGCATCAAATGCATTGAAGCTTTTCTCCAACAGAGGCACAGAGGAAGAGAGAAAACAAAATGTCTTGTGCTTGACAGGGGTTCTGTCTGGACTTGTTGAAAGTTAGCATTAGGATATCAACATGAAAACAAGAGCGTGATGTGAGGCTCAATATTAGTTTTTGGATGTCGGACAAGACTTACAGTAAACATCCCATAGAATCTACACTAATGTACACTATAGGTCTCCAATGGAAGGAGCTAGCTTTTACAgggagattttaacattactttaaagaaaagtgcaatgacaaaaatacaaaatacagtatagtatatatgacaatgtattgcaatctactaatttaatttctactacgttacaCCTTTCTGCACTCTGGGTGTATGCCAGCagacccgcctccacccacccagacaAAAAGACTGCATGCCTGACAAAGGGACTTGCTCTGTTAATGTTCTTCTATGGATTTCTCTccagacgaggaaaacagacacacaggCACATGGCAATAAATTAAGGCCGGCAGAAATCTTCAGGTTGAGTTTCATTTATTGTACaatcaattcattaatttattactgcccaagagacatttttttcttaaagagaaatcttgtcatgttttaatcctgcaagatcttgtgacacccctgtatgtaatattgtttacattttgagaGTAGCAACTGAGGCTTTCGATCAAGACATTCTATGGCCACCCTTGGAGAATACTTAAATTTTTACTCCAATGATAATGACAAAACACCATAATAACAATCTGGACATGCATTATGAAGAGATGCCAAAGTCAGTATTTGAAGTGGCCTATAAAAGTCCTGActtgaatcctattgagatgctgtgaccTGAAAAAGCCTGTAGTTACATTTGAcctggctgaattacaacaattctgcaaagataagtgggccaaaattcctccaaagCTCTGTAAGAGCCTCATTGCAAGTTACTGCaaccacttgattgcagttgtgcTGCTAAGGGTgtcccaaccagttattaggtttagggggccatcactttttcacacaaggccatgtgggtttggatttttttttttttgctttaataataataagcttaatttaaaaactgcattttgtgttcagctgtgttgtcattgacaaatatttaaattagcttGATTATCTGAAGTGTGacttgaagtgtgacaaacacgcAAAAAAAAGGGCAATGGGCATGATAATTAGTGGATTCACCTATTAAGAATCTGTCATGTGGAGGTACATATGTCAGTCAATTGAGTCAAAATGGAGCACTTGGCTATGACCAGTAGAGGCGCTGCTGATACAGTCTGATACTATTTGTCTAAAGAGGAACAAGATGATCTCAGCAATGGGAAGTTCAGCTATATCCATGTAGTCCTGTGCTATTCTGCCTCCCTGGCATGGATACatgagttcagaacattcagagagaaATTCTATGCGGGAGATTTTGTTATATCCCGCATAGTTGATCATTGAAACCTTGTCACGTTCTCATTGATTGTTAAAGTCACCTTAGGGCTGCATCTGTGCACATTTCTAGTCTTTGCATACCAGCTAAATTATGCGGTTGACACACAGGTGAGGAGTGGTGTGAGTAAGtcatcaaaaaatggcatttcTCTCAGACGGGAAATTGTGTAGTCAGACAGACTATACGGGGCGAcgccttgtttttgtttttcattacaaGAGAggcagaagggggggggggatggggtgCAAGAATTTTGCCCATTGGCTCAAATTACCAATTGGATGATGTGTATGGAGCACTGCCTGGTGCAGCTGAGCACACTGCACTCAAAGAGTCCTTTTTTCAAATGGAGAGAAAGCCATCCGCTTGCTCGCTCGGACCTGCTCCcttgcagaaaaacaccccacTCCCTCCTGCTGCAGACCCCTGGCTCTTTCCTGCTTGCTTCCCCTGGCGGAGGTCCAAGTGCTTCATGTGGCTGTGACTGGGGCAGGTTGGAGGTGGAGCCCCAGCCCATGTCCTCTGAAGACACTTGTTTTCCAATGGGACAAGGGCGTGTTGGTGTTGGCAGAGTGCACCAAAGGGGTGGGTGGGgtgtgtaggggggggggggggggggttgaggggcTGTTGCAAATGCCCCTTGGGAGAACAAGAAATAAAAGAGCTAGAGAACTTTCACACGCCCTTTCTGGCGAATACCAATGCACCTGTAGAGAGGTAAAGACGGTTTAAAGGGTGTTACAGGATCACTTCTTTGAATCTTTGGCCTTTACGTGACAAAATCAAAACACGCTGAACTGACCTGGGCTTAAGATGTATTAAGTCACTGACCCTTTGCTCACGGTCTCTGACTGACCTCAAAATGAAACAAACTTTTTGAAAAGGTCTCAGAGGCAACGCCCTTCCTGAAGATGAAACAGGAAAACGACTGTGCTTGTTTCAAGAGGGAGCACGCTTGTGCTCACACTATGGCATACTCACCCATATGAAGCCCCTCTTGCAGAGCTTCATCTCCCTGATTAGGTTTATTGTAGTTGCAGTGATGGCCAGTGGAGACCTCCCATTGTTGGGAGCTTGTTTACCGTTCAGATGGAGTTAGCCAAAGGAACGAGAGATGAGGGGGAAGGTTTACGCTGAACAAAGACATGGTTCATGGACAAGCTTGACTAATGGAGGACTGAAAGGCCCTCGTGAACAAATTTGAATGGACTAAGGACAGAATGGGAGGTTATccgctgataaaaaaaaatgttgcaaataaaAGCAGCCTTTTGAGTTATGTAgaatatgtaaacaaaaacaagactTTATTAGTGGAGATGCGTTGTCGTCACTAGTACTGTATTGAACCTGCACATGTGCAATGTTTACTTCTGTTCAGGGTCATTAGCCcaagaggggtgggggggggggtctcttgGCAGGAATGAAGGGTTTTCTGAGGCTGTAGTTCAAGAAGATAGGAAACTTCCCAGGGATGTAATTTTGGTCCACAATGACTTTTGCTCCTGGCTGCTGCCTGTAGATTCTCCCAGTAGACTACAactgggttaccaacttcaatGTCTATCTGTTAactattataatttatatggCAAGGATTATATCATGACATATATTATTGCAAGAAGCTGCAATGTATATCACAACATGGACTTTAGACCAAATTCGTCATCTCTAATTCACATGAGAAAACAAACTGTAAAACAAAGCACCTTCAAGTGATTCAAAAGTACAGGCACATGCATTTGAAGTATGAAAGTCTGCAAGAAATCATTCCTGATCATCTCCTTTGCTCCATAAACATTTTTCTTCCTGAAGGGAAGAACACCAAGTCTTCAAGGTCACAACTTCTCATTTATTGTGCTCCTCAATATTAGCTAACTCACTCTCCCGTTGTGTGCTTGTAGACGTGCCAAACTACGGCTGTACTTGGAGCAGCTGAAGAAGCTGGTGCCTTTGGGTCCAGACAGCACTAGACACACCACACTGAGCTTGCTGAAAAGGGCCAAGATGCACATCAAGGTATGATAAGGATGTGGGGAGGAAAAAAGCAAGACGCTTACTTTCTATGGACAAAACATTTGAGGTATACCTCTGAAGGTGAGAGAACGACATAGGATGAGTTCATCCAGTCGTTCCCACAATAGTTAGTAATAACACCCCATATACTAGTTAGCATAGTGGTGGCTCCATCATTCTTTGAGTGGCATATCTATGGTCACTTCCGAATACCAGTCAATTTTGTTGACGCTACGGAGGAATCTCACTTTCCTCATCATTCTGTTTATGAGCAATAGCAGCAGCACAGTCATGTGGTCAGGGAAAAATTCAATTGTCACCCTtcatttttagtttagtttattgtGCGTGCCGTCTCTGCGGAGATATCACGTGCTGGTTATTGTCCTGATGTTGACTTGCCTCCAAAAGAGGCTTTATAGTGTTGACTGCTCTTTGATTCACCACTGAAAACATTATCAAAGCAGTTTATTTGTGCTTGGTCATTTAGCCACTTCCTTATACAATGTTGAAATGCAATTAAGtcgtcttttttttacttttagacAATCATTTTGAATAGTTATTACAAAACTAGACCTGATAGACCTTGTTTGACTTTGTTTGGTCTTTGTTATCACCttcatttgcatacattttgatGGCCAGTAcagttttttgcatgttttgtttggatCCAACACGTTTTGATGGCCTTTTTGTACATATGTGCAGAAACTGGAGGAGCAAGACAGAAAGGCTTTAAACATGAAGGAGCAGCTGCAAAGAGAGCACCGCTACCTCAAACGCCGCCTTGAGCAGCTGTCGGTGTCAGGAACTGTGGAACGTATCCGTACTGACAGCATGGGCTCTACCATTTCCACCGACTCTGAGCAAGGTACGCCGATTCAGGCTGCATTTTTGGATATCTGTCAATATGAGAGCTGACTGGAATATTCATCCAACTGTATACCCGATGGCCTCTTCATACGGGCTTCCACTCCATCAACAGTTTGCTCCAGCACCATAGTTCAATTGCTCTTTGCTGTCCACTGACCTCTGGACCACATAGTGATCTTAGTGACTTGATAATCAGCTTCGACCTTGTCCTCGGGTGATTGCCCGGGTCAATAGGTTAACACCTCACACTGCGTAATGAAATCTGGCTTTCTCTTAAGCTACAGGCTGTAGATTTCTTGCTGGCCTTTTGCATGTGTGTAGCACCTTTAGGATTGTTCCTATAAAAACACATGGGTCCCAGCTTGGAATACCACTATgctattttcatagagcatcagtgtaatgtcatttttgtcctTCTAAGGTTGGGAGGGTGAAGCAATAACGCCACAATTGGTGCTaataacaaataacacaaagctttgtctttaaatatgtaTTCAGTTTTTAGTTTAGCACAAAAACAGAGCTACTGAGGCATTTATTGCAGTaaggcatttatttatttaattggatGAAGCTTCTGGTGATCACTTAAAGAGCAGGCCGCTGTTACAGaaaatgcaatgcaatatttaAGACTTTGCTCGCCAAATCTTGTTTTAATCCTCAAGTCTATCAATGGACAAATTACAATTTCCTCTCTTTTTGTGTGCAGAGGTGGATATCGAAGGTATGGAATTCACCCCCGGCGAGGCAGACAGCGTGGACAGCATCAGTGACCCTGAggtagaagaggaggaggaggaggaggaccacTACAGTCTCCAAAGCAGCTCCAGCGACACCAGTTACACAGCCTCACATTCCCACAGATTGCAGCCACACCACTGTTAGACTCCTGTGGCCAGATGATCCCGCTTCTTCACCACCACGACCcacgaccaccaccaccgtgACTGTTGGCAGCCCCCAGTGTCGCTCATTTCCTCCATCAGAGCAGTCTACACAGGCGGCCCCCTATGAACCCCATTTGCTGAAATGCCACTCAAGCCTTCCAGACATCCCCTTCCCTGTTCCACTGACCCTACCTCACCCTGTTGTCTTCTGTCTGAACACACCCGTCCTATCACGCCCGCCCCGCCCACAAAACCAATCCACCGCCAGTCAGTGTATTTGCAGGCTCAGGGAGAGCAGTGGGGGACTTCTGCAGTGAGATGGATAGCTTTAACTTGTTAATCAGGAtttgggaatctctgtgtgtgtgtgtgtgtgtgtgtgagactgtcTGCCTGTCTTTGTATGTATGTTAGACAATGTCACCCAGTTCACGACAGGTTTTAAAACAACATAACAAAAGCTCAATGTCATCGCCATGAGGCAACTATGAAGACAAGgctttaaaatatgcaaatcacCAATGTTTTCTTCTGcatagggctgggcgatatggaccaaaacacACATGCCCACATATGTACTTagtttttgtttatatatatccCGATATTTTCTACAAAAGTAAGGCAAATAAgaatctaaaaaatatataattcaatcttcagtgcaatcatgctgcagcagggttagcgcttccatctcatgttccccatgacgacagacggtaaacattgTGGATGccgtctttatacagcaacctttattgcgtcctttctgctgttcactctcgctatgcagcctctcctcctccgcaTCTCTAggggggtgctcaaagctaacagctgctccccaGTGCAAACAATTGAGCAAGAGGCAAGTtacaaacgtaacaagatgaacatccatagctgcacacttgcttaagagGTCGGTATGGCAcgaaaaaacaataagaaagtacGACTatagcactattaaacactaaaaaaagcagtgaaaaatacacagatgctttaactagcttgcactcgggTGCGCCATAATGA from Doryrhamphus excisus isolate RoL2022-K1 chromosome 1, RoL_Dexc_1.0, whole genome shotgun sequence encodes the following:
- the mxd4 gene encoding max dimerization protein 4, which codes for MELNSLLILLEAAEYLERRDREAEHGYASVLPYSSDFSRKKTKSSPINRKSHNNRSSHNELEKHRRAKLRLYLEQLKKLVPLGPDSTRHTTLSLLKRAKMHIKKLEEQDRKALNMKEQLQREHRYLKRRLEQLSVSGTVERIRTDSMGSTISTDSEQEVDIEGMEFTPGEADSVDSISDPEVEEEEEEEDHYSLQSSSSDTSYTASHSHRLQPHHC